The Patescibacteria group bacterium sequence ATTTTTTTTGTTTTTTTCAATAAATTGATTTTTTTGGTATAATGTATATATGATAAAAATATACTATTCAACTGCTCACAGTAATCGCATTACTAAAATTAAAAAAATCCGCGAGGGAGCTTGGCTTAATTTGGTTAATACTGATCATAATGATCTTAATAAAATTGCCAAATTGACAAAATTGGGCATCATAGATCTCCAAGATAGCATGGACATCAATGAGTTGCCTCGTATAGAACGACATAAAGATAGTTTGATAGTATTTGTCAGGACTCCAAAGGATCAAAGTACTGTATCTGACTTTTTATATACCCAATCAATGACCTTTGTCATAACTAGTCGTTATTTTATTACTATTTCTCCGGCAGAAAACCCAGCTATAAAATCCATCATCAAAGATGGTCTGACCTCAGCTACTACTCAAAGAGCTAGATTGTTGATAACTTTACTTCTCAAAATTGCCCAGTTATATACCGTCAGAATAAAAGAAATCAACAACGCTGTCATTTCCCGAAAAAAACACATTGACAGTATAAAAGATTCTGACATTGGTGCTCTGGTTAAATATGAAGATATTTTGAATCAGTATATTGCAGCTTTGATACCTATGAGAAATGTTTTTGAAAATATTATGACTGGCACTTACCTAGACATGTACAAAGATGACGAAGCCTTATTTGATGATATGATAAACAACATCCATCAGTCAGTAGATATCTGTCAGGTCAATCTAAAAAGCATTCGCAGCTTACGAGAATCATATCAGATAGTCTTTACCAATAGATTAAACAAAGTCATCCAGTTTTTGACCGCCTTTACTATCATAATGACTATACCAACAATCATTGCCAGCTTGTACGGTATGAATGTAAAACTTCCACTAGCTGAAAGCCCTTTTGCTTTTAGCTATATTCTACTGATATCGGCTTTTATAATAAGTCTATTTTTATATATATTTTATAAAAAAAAGTGGCTATAAAACTATAAAAACTATGAAAAAAATCATCCAATCTTTATTAATCTTAATTTTGCTGATAATTTTGGTTGCCCTAGCTATATTTTTTGCTAACCCAGGCGGTTTGCGAGACAAATTTTTTGGTTCATTGATAAATAGCTATCTCAGCCAAAATATCCCTGACTACAAACCAGTGGATAAAAATACTAATACAAATTATGATCATCCATATATGAATGATCAACAAGAACAAACTCTTTACAATATGGGTATTGATGTCAGCCAATTGCCTACATCTATTACGCCCGAGATGCAGAGTTGTTTTGTACAAAAATTGGGTCAAGATAGAGTAAATGAAATAATAGCTGGTCAGGCACCCAGCCCACTTGATCTATATAAGACTAAAGATTGTTTATAAAATATTTACCACAAACTTAAGAGCGCTATTTCTTGGAAACAGCGCTCTTTCAAGCAGATTGAGCGTCAGTCTGTTCGACTAGGAGACGTAGATCACGCGGTAAACGAGGAATTCTGGTAGCTATTGGATAAGCCAACCAACCAACCTTTGGTGCTAAAAGACAATTGCTGCAAGTTTCGTTGATTAGCCACACCCAGTGACTGCAATGCCTACAATAGTAGTGTGGCATCTTACAAGCTCCTTTTTCTGCGGTGGTGGTGGATGATAGAACAAAGATTATTATAATAATACTAATATCTTATCATTAGGTCAATACTCAAAATATAAATTTTCAGAGAAAACCCGCCTAGCATGCGCTAGGCGGGTTGTGCCATCCCGTTAGGGGAAAACATGGGGTCCATACTCCCGTTTGTAGGAGCGGCAAACCGCTTCCAGACTTTCCAGGAGATAATAGCCAATCCATTTACGGTCTTCTGGCAAGAGGCTAATCAGATGATTGGCCAAAGGAACGTAGTGCAGATCGGTCTCCATGATTTGCCGGAGCTGAAAATTTTCCGGACACATACCCAAAGTGCGACTATTGTGCAGGTTGTCACACAGCTTAACTGTGACTGGTTCCGGATCCAAACAGGCCATTAGACTATTGTAGTAGACCTCCCTTTTGTAACCAGGGGTTTTGGTTACCAAATTAAGAATATTGTTGACCGCCTGGCCAAAAACCATGGTCACAAATTTTTCGGTAACAAGATCTGGACATTCTTCACGAGCATCATGCAAAAGGCAACTGACAATGGCGTCAACCCGTTGGTTCAGGGGAGTCCACCGCAAGCCAATATCATTGACTCTGATGTCGGTCACTGCCAAGACATGATGGAAAAAAGGTGTCTTCTTGTCGCAACGAGTTTTGCCCCGATGGACAAAACTGGCAATCCGGTAGGCCAAAGCAATGCGATACAAGTCACTTTCAGGCACAAAAGCTTCATAGCTCTGTGCATAATAATGACTAGCATCATACTGCCTAGACGAGAGTAGGCTACTCATGGTGCACCTCCTTAAAGTGCTGAGAGTTTTGACGTGTTATGTACTAAATTTTGTACTATATATACCTCAAGAAGCTTAAAAAGTCAAATCAAAACTTGACAATTAATTTATTTATATTCTACAATTATATTATCAAGCTCGTACAAGCTTTAACAAAAAAAGATGGGCTCCTTCTGCGCCAATACAAATCACTGCCAAGGATGGCAAACCCTCTGGTGTTCAAGGATTTCGTAAGCGTTGAACGAGCCCACCAATGTGGGGTCGCACTTGTGCTAGTATGCTGTCAATCCTGGCAGCAAATATCACAACCACATGCCGGCCGGCATGGACTTGCCTTGTGCGACCCCCTTCGACCTCACGACTCGTCAATCATTGGCGAGTCTTTTCATATCCTTGACAAAATAGATATTTTAGACTATAATATCATAATATTTGTACATCTTTTCAATATAAAAGCCCGCCGGCGGGCCTCAAGTGGACCGCCACGCACCTAACGACAACCGGATTCTAATCTTCTTTCCGGAAAATCGTTGGAGGTTCATCTCTCCACCCGCCGGCGGCACCCCACTAGATGGGTGCGTATCAGGTCAAATAGACCACAGTGCTCAACCGAGCGGAGCTGATCTGAGCGGAAACCTGAACGCACCCACCCAATACCCCGGCCGGGGCCTTTTCCATGCACATTGCGACCTATAACAGGTGGCAATCTCACTGAAGGGCTCGGCCGGGCCTTTTTTTATTTATAAATTTAAAACCACCTCTGTTGAGCTTTCCCAATAGAGGTGGTTCACTACAGCACTAGTGAGCGCTGGCAATCTGGGCCTGATAAAAGAGTTCACGCCAATTACAGACGTGTGGCTCAGTGTGAATGCGTAAAAAATGTACTTGGTTACCAGAATCTGGCAGACAGCCTAGCGGAAAATGATCCGCAATCGCTGTGTACTCACGCCTGAAAAATCCATTGGTCAGGACTATCACACTGGGCACACCAGCCCTAATAGCCAAAAAAGGTAGGTCTGCAAAACCATCAACGTGAGTGACAAACAGCATGTCCACCGCATGATGAGCAATATAGGCTCTGGTACAGTCAGCATCGCAACAAATAACAATCTCCAGATTATCATCAAGCAGAGCCAGCTGAGCACAGACTTGAGTGTGCTTTTCCATCAAATTTCCGGCCACTACGACTTTCATTATGACTCCCTTCAGGGTTTGGTGAATAAGGACAATAAACAACAAAGAAATATAACAAAAACAGTACAATTTGTCAAATTTTAAATATTGACCCAGTTAAATAATTTTGCTAGCAAAATTGCCAATTTTTGGCATTTAACTGGGTTGACTTTTAGGCCTAAATTTAGTAGAATTTAAAATGATTTACCATTAGAAAATAATGGTTTTTTAAACTAAATTTTGCTATGACAGTCAAACAATTAAAAGACAATTTTTTCCAATATTTTGAAAGTAAGAACCATGAAATAATTGATTCTGCTTCACTTGTTCCAGACAATGATCCAACTGTGCTTTTTACTACTGCTGGCATGCACCCCTTGGTGCCCTATCTGATGGGTGAAAAACATCCTGAAGGTAAACGACTGGCTAATGTTCAAAAATGCTTGAGAACTGGAGACATTGATGAAGTAGGCGATGCTACTCATCATACTTTTTTTGAAATGCTTGGCAATTGGTCACTGGGTGATTATTTTAAAAAAGAAGCCATAGAATATTCCTGGGAATTTTTGACTAAAGTTCTAAAACTTGACCCAAAAAAAATTGGCATATCAATTTTTGGTGGTAATGATGAAATAAAAGATTATGACCAAGAATCAGAAAAATACTGGATTGAGATTGGCGTTGATCCAAAAATGATTGATAAGGTTCCAGCCAATTGGTGGGGACCAGCTGGCACAACAGGACCTTGTGGACCAGATACTGAAATGTTTTATTGGACAGGCCCAGGAGATGCTCCTACAGAATTTCACGAATCAGAAAAAGGCTGGGTGGAAATTTGGAATGATGTATTGATGGAGTACAATAAAACTGCTGATGGTCAGTTTGAAAAACTAGCTCAAAAAAATATAGACACCGGTATGGGTCTAGAAAGAACCTTGGCAGTAATAAACGGCTTAAATGATAATTACGAAACAGAACTTTTTCAGCCTATAATCAAACAACTTGAAAATATATCTGGTAAAAAATACGCCGATGACAAGAGGAGTTTTAGAATAATTGCCGATCATATTCGCTCGGCTGTATTTTTGCTAGGCGATCCCAAAGGAATTAGTCCATCAAACAAAGACCAAGGCTATGTTTTAAGACGTTTGATAAGACGAGCTATTAGGCTTGGCAAAAAAATAGGTATTGAAGATAATTTTTCTCAAAAATTAGCGGAAGTAGTAATTGAAAATTATCAAAATTCTTATCCTGAGTTATCTCAAAATAAAGAATTTATAATTACTGAGCTTGCCAAAGAAGAAAATAAATTTCGTAATACCTTAGACAAGGGTTTACGTGAATTTGACAAACAAAAAAATATTGATGGCAAAACAGCTTTTGTCCTATTTTCTACTTATGGCTTTCCCTTGGAAATGACTGAAGAATTGGCCAAAGAAAATAATATTCAAATAAACAAAGAAGAATTTGAGACCGAATTTAAAAGACACCAAGAATTATCACGCACAGCTTCTGCTGGCATGTTTAAAGGCGGCTTGGCTGATGACAGCCACAATACCAAACGTCATCACACTGCTGCTCACTTGATGCTTGAAGCTTTACGCCGAGTACTAGGCGACCATGTCCAGCAAAAAGGCAGTAACATCAATGAAGATAGAATACGCTTTGATTTTTCCCATCCTGACAAAATGACTGACGAGCAAAAAAAACAAGTAGAGGACATAGTCAATGAACAAATAAAAAGAAAGCTACCTGTCCATTTTGAAGAAATGAGTGTAGCTGAAGCCAAAAAAATAGGGGCTACCGGAGTATTTGAACACAAATATGGCGATAAAGTAAAGGTTTATTTTATGGGTGACTTTTCCAAAGAAATATGCGGTGGCCCACACGTAGACAACACTGAAGAATTGGGCGGTTTCAAAATAAACAAAGAAGAATCATCATCGGCTGGAGTCAGGCGTATCAAAGCAATTTTAAATTAATTTTATAAAAAATTAAAAAATAAAAACTATGAACAAATTAAAAATTTTATTTTTATTGCTACTAGCTCAATCTGCCTCGGCTCAAGAAGCGACCCCAGTTGCTGAAGCAGTGCCATTTTGGAAAGATAAAACATTTTTAATGTTGGCCGGTGGCGCCTTAATATTAATTATCGTCTTGATTGTAAAAAAAATCATGGATAGACGAGGAGAGGAGGAATATGAAGATTCAAATTCATAATCAAAATTTTGATCTAACCCAAGCATTTCAACAATATTTAGAAGAAAAAATTTCTGCTCTAGAAAAATACCAAGAAAATATTATTAGTTTTCAAGTATACCTAGGTCGTGATACTCACCACAAAAAAGGTGAAGTATATTCAGTAGAGGTGATAGCTTCTATGCCTGGACAAAAAAATATTATAGTCAAAGAAACTGACAGTGATGCCCGAAGAGCTGTAGATATTGTCCAAGACAAAATGGCTAGACAAATTGTAAAAAGCAAAGAAAAAAAAGTCTCACGTCTTAGAAAAACCACCCGTTACTTTAAATCATTAAAATTCTGGAATAAAAATCACCAATAATACTTGGCCTAACTCAGTATAAATATGAAATTTTTAGACAAATTGTTTGGGGATGCCAATGAGAAATTTCTCAAAAGCCTAAGACCGCAAATAGATAAAATCAATAATCTAGAAAATGACTTCCTGAGCTTATCTGATCATGAGCTAAAGGAAAAAAGTCTAGAACTTAAAAAACAAATCAAAGACGGCGCCAAGCTAGATGATGTATTGACACCGGCTTTTGCTTTGGTAAAAGTAGCCGCCCAAAAAACCCTCAACCAAAAGCCTTATGATGTCCAACTTTTAGGTGGTATAGTATTGCATCAAGGCCAAATAGCCGAAATGAAAACCGGCGAAGGTAAAACCCTGACTTCTACTTTGCCAATATACTTAAATGCTCTAGAGGAGAAAGGAGTCCATGTTATTACTGTCAATGATTATCTAGCCAAGCGTGATGCGGTTTGGATGGCCCAGATTTTTAATTTTTTGGGACTGTCGGTCGGTGTGATAGGACACGATTCATCATTTATTTATGACCCTAGTCCCAAATCAGAAGAAGATGATAAAACTCGTGATCAGGGTGTCAAGGTAGTAATGGATTATTTGAGACCAGTCACCAGAAAAGAAGCCTATCAAGCCGATATTACCTATGGCACCAACAATGAATTTGGTTTTGATTACCTGCGCGATAATATGGCTCAGGACCGAGAAAAGCAAGTCCAACGCGGCCTGCACTACGCCATAGTAGATGAAGTAGATAGTATTTTGATTGATGAAGCTAGAACTCCACTGATTATTTCTGCTCCAGCTGAAAGCTCTACCGGTAAATATCAACAATTTGCCCAAATGGTTGCTAGTCTTATTGAAAATGAGGATTACAATATTGATGAAAAAATGAAAGCTGCCACTTTGACTGAAGAAGGCATCAGAAAAATGGAAAAAATCCTAGGAGTAGACAATATTTACGAAACTCACGGACTGGAAACTGTCCACCATATAGAATCTGCTTTGAAAGCCAAAACCTTATTTGTAAAAGATAGAGACTATGTAGTCAAAGACAATGAAGTTATAATTATTGATGAATTTACCGGACGCATGATGCCCGGCCGTCGCTATAGCGAAGGTCTACACCAGGCCATTGAAGCCAAAGAAGGAGTGGAGGTACAACGTGAAAGTATGACACTAGCCACTATTACATTTCAAAATTATTTTAGGATGTATGACAAGCTATCTGGCATGACGGGAACTGCCGCTACTGAAGCAGAGGAAATGGCCAAAATATATCACATGGACGTAACTGTTGTACCAACAAACCGTCCATTTGCTAGAAATGACATGGGTGACAGAATTTACAAAAGTCGTCGCGGCAAACTAAAAGCAATTGTCAGAGAAATAAAAGAATGCCATGAAAAAGGACAACCAGTTCTAGTCGGTACAATTTCTATTGAAAAAAATGAAGAATTATCTGAACTTTTAAATAAAGCTGGCATACCATACGAACTCTTAAATGCAAAATTCCACGAAAGAGAGGCCGAGATAATTGCTCAGGCTGGTCGCAAAGGAGCGGTCACAGTAGCCACCAATATGGCCGGACGCGGAGTGGATATTATACTCGGTGGTACTCCTTACAACCAGAGCAAATATGAAGAAATAAAATCCCTAGGTGGTCTACATGTCTTGGG is a genomic window containing:
- a CDS encoding alanine--tRNA ligase: MTVKQLKDNFFQYFESKNHEIIDSASLVPDNDPTVLFTTAGMHPLVPYLMGEKHPEGKRLANVQKCLRTGDIDEVGDATHHTFFEMLGNWSLGDYFKKEAIEYSWEFLTKVLKLDPKKIGISIFGGNDEIKDYDQESEKYWIEIGVDPKMIDKVPANWWGPAGTTGPCGPDTEMFYWTGPGDAPTEFHESEKGWVEIWNDVLMEYNKTADGQFEKLAQKNIDTGMGLERTLAVINGLNDNYETELFQPIIKQLENISGKKYADDKRSFRIIADHIRSAVFLLGDPKGISPSNKDQGYVLRRLIRRAIRLGKKIGIEDNFSQKLAEVVIENYQNSYPELSQNKEFIITELAKEENKFRNTLDKGLREFDKQKNIDGKTAFVLFSTYGFPLEMTEELAKENNIQINKEEFETEFKRHQELSRTASAGMFKGGLADDSHNTKRHHTAAHLMLEALRRVLGDHVQQKGSNINEDRIRFDFSHPDKMTDEQKKQVEDIVNEQIKRKLPVHFEEMSVAEAKKIGATGVFEHKYGDKVKVYFMGDFSKEICGGPHVDNTEELGGFKINKEESSSAGVRRIKAILN
- the raiA gene encoding ribosome-associated translation inhibitor RaiA, whose amino-acid sequence is MKIQIHNQNFDLTQAFQQYLEEKISALEKYQENIISFQVYLGRDTHHKKGEVYSVEVIASMPGQKNIIVKETDSDARRAVDIVQDKMARQIVKSKEKKVSRLRKTTRYFKSLKFWNKNHQ
- the secA gene encoding preprotein translocase subunit SecA, which produces MKFLDKLFGDANEKFLKSLRPQIDKINNLENDFLSLSDHELKEKSLELKKQIKDGAKLDDVLTPAFALVKVAAQKTLNQKPYDVQLLGGIVLHQGQIAEMKTGEGKTLTSTLPIYLNALEEKGVHVITVNDYLAKRDAVWMAQIFNFLGLSVGVIGHDSSFIYDPSPKSEEDDKTRDQGVKVVMDYLRPVTRKEAYQADITYGTNNEFGFDYLRDNMAQDREKQVQRGLHYAIVDEVDSILIDEARTPLIISAPAESSTGKYQQFAQMVASLIENEDYNIDEKMKAATLTEEGIRKMEKILGVDNIYETHGLETVHHIESALKAKTLFVKDRDYVVKDNEVIIIDEFTGRMMPGRRYSEGLHQAIEAKEGVEVQRESMTLATITFQNYFRMYDKLSGMTGTAATEAEEMAKIYHMDVTVVPTNRPFARNDMGDRIYKSRRGKLKAIVREIKECHEKGQPVLVGTISIEKNEELSELLNKAGIPYELLNAKFHEREAEIIAQAGRKGAVTVATNMAGRGVDIILGGTPYNQSKYEEIKSLGGLHVLGTERHESRRIDNQLRGRAGRQGDPGSSQFYISMEDDLMRIFGSDRMKSIMDRLGIAEDTPIENKMISGSIESAQKKVEGHNFDIRKHLVEYDDVINKHRQVVYRSRQELLEIFSDKEHKNKTTSQDIVLDYINKEIESVVSFHTLAEKNNGDFDPKEILETLNSIFKIESTEENKIRELLESNKKDHSHETRDKLIEYIQNIAKEKYLNLTDTINQNVEMTDDTWTAMQLIERGIVLRSIDSLWVEHLTAMDKLRTGIGLQGYGQRDPLVEYKREAFNLFNNLLDSIRKQIVYSIYKINLARSSFAKTRPGEAQKNFDEQKSGYSAYAKQVQNRDKQGPLKTSKPRDDEGQKVGRNDPCPCGSGKKYKKCHGK